Genomic DNA from uncultured Desulfuromusa sp.:
GTGATGTTGCCACCAGTCCTGGTTGTGATCTTTATGCAGCGCTGGTTTGTCAAAGGGTTGGTTGAGCGGGAGAAATAACACATGGGCCAACACCCCAACAATCATCCTCGCATCGTTGATCTGGAAGCCTATCTTTCCGGTTGTACCTGTGAATATGAACATCCCGCACCAGAGGTGACTCTCTATAGTGGTGCGGATGCGGCTCAGGTTCTGGCCAAAGATTGCCGGGCTATTTATGGGAATCAACCGGTTTTACTCCTTTTTGATCCAGACACTTATGCTGTTGCGGGAGCTGATTTGCAGCAATGTCTTGTTGCCGAAAATGTTAACCTGCGAACCTATCAGTTTGATTCCCATCCCGTTGCTACAGACACTTTGATTGAAACCGTCCGTACTTTGATTCAAGAGAGTGTGCTGATTATCTCTGTGGGTTCTGGAACGGTGAATGATCTGGGAAAGTATTCATCCAGCGAAGACAAGATTGATTTCTGGAGCGTCCCCACGGCCCCGTCAATGAATGGCTATACTTCCGGCATTGCGGCCATCAAGGTTAAGGGGGTTAAGAGGACTCTCCCTGCGACGCCGCCGCAAAGAATTTATGTTCTTCCCGAGGTGATCCAGCAGGCACCGTTAAAACTTCGCCAGGCCGGATTTTGTGATGTCTTGGCAAAAGTTGTCTCCGATATTGACTGGCAGAGCGAATCTCTTTTGTGCAGTGGCAGCTATTGCGGTCTGCCTGCCGCAATGATGGCTGAGGTTGAAAAGAGTTACTCTGAACATCCCGAGGACATCGGTCGCGGCGATG
This window encodes:
- a CDS encoding iron-containing alcohol dehydrogenase, with the translated sequence MGQHPNNHPRIVDLEAYLSGCTCEYEHPAPEVTLYSGADAAQVLAKDCRAIYGNQPVLLLFDPDTYAVAGADLQQCLVAENVNLRTYQFDSHPVATDTLIETVRTLIQESVLIISVGSGTVNDLGKYSSSEDKIDFWSVPTAPSMNGYTSGIAAIKVKGVKRTLPATPPQRIYVLPEVIQQAPLKLRQAGFCDVLAKVVSDIDWQSESLLCSGSYCGLPAAMMAEVEKSYSEHPEDIGRGDAAAVMGLFNGLLLSGVAMSLAGSSAPASGGEHLVSHFWDMREVITGREPELHGLQVGVGIILSTACYQRLRQLDAAELQSQADQVFAATAAQIPAIWGPYAAEVDKQFQNKRQALKQFDTLLPQKWDALQDLFQQVQPPEYFAELFARTGAPFNLSAFRLTEEEFILAALNSRAIRERITVLDLAANAGVLEAATEDALLLLR